In Procambarus clarkii isolate CNS0578487 chromosome 25, FALCON_Pclarkii_2.0, whole genome shotgun sequence, the following proteins share a genomic window:
- the LOC123756552 gene encoding uncharacterized protein produces the protein MVTTLSLVQVAPDEGYRIQAPEGVPSEFYRDPTVPLPPPPPAAAAASSDSAAPPPAAAPSPPQLYLAPRQLEQQLAAAEQPKVVKQTSRDNGGLPQALDSPQPSVQLLAQPSVLPSVLPSVLPSEQPSVQPSVLPSVLPSVLPSEQPSVLPSEQPSVLPSVLPSEQPSVLPSEQPSIQPSVLPSVLPSIQPSVLPSEQPSVLPSEQPSVLPSVQRKDQPTAQSTAQPPPPPAMGMPYEFEWSVEDSESSNRYSHRERSDGRVTSGEYTVLLPDGRVQTVTFVDRGRGYEARVAYQ, from the exons GGAGTTCTACAGAGATCCTACCgtgcctctccctcctcctcctcctgctgctgctgctgcttcatcaGACTCAGCTGCACCACCGCCAGCTGCAGCTCCCTCCCCACCACAGCTGTACCTTGCACCACGCCAGCTGGAGCAGCAACTGGCAGCAGCAGAACAGCCTAAGGTGGTGAAACAGACGTCCCGAGATAATGGTGGCCTTCCTCAGGCTCTTGATTCTCCCCAACCCTCAGTTCAGCTCCTAGCGCAGCCTTCAGTCCTTCCTTCAGTCCTGCCTTCAGTTCTGCCTTCAGAACAACCTTCAGTCCAGCCTTCAGTCCTGCCTTCGGTCCTGCCTTCGGTCCTGCCTTCAGAACAACCTTCAGTCCTGccttcagaacagccttcagtccTGCCTTCGGTCCTGCCTTCAGAACAACCTTCAGTCCTGCCTTCAGAACAACCTTCAATCCAGCCTTCAGTCCTGCCTTCGGTCCTGCCTTCAATCCAGCCTTCAGTCCTGCCTTCAGAACAACCTTCAGTCCTGCCTTCAGAACAACCTTCAGTCTTGCCTTCAGTACAGCGAAAAGACCAGCCTACAGCCCAGTCTACAGCCCAGCCCCCACCG CCGCCGGCGATGGGAATGCCTTATGAGTTCGAATGGTCGGTAGAGGACTCTGAGAGCAGCAACAGGTACAGCCACCGGGAGAGGTCGGACGGACGGGTGACCAGCGGGGAATACACCGTTCTCCTGCCTGACGGTCGCGTCCAGACCGTCACCTTCGTCGACCGCGGCCGTGGCTACGAGGCTCGTGTCGCGTATCAGTAG